One genomic region from Bacteroidota bacterium encodes:
- a CDS encoding nucleoside recognition domain-containing protein: MLNYIWAGLIVFSFAFALFHDVRDLARNTYRNDATLPLTLAFPDGYDAEARRTAVEVRLDPDAYGDFYATDARPEARYDATLIRTNDGTQLRFDQGAALPEPLATIRDVTNSRNEQLQGAVAFDAPAGAATAEATLAFEPVRFVKMNAIAAAALDFAETAASIALSLIGVLALFLGLLKIAEESGIIYTLVRLVRPVLKPLFPEVPDDHPALGMIALNMTANVFGLGNAATPFGIKAMEELQSLNPTDDTATNPMVMLLAINTASVQLVPPVLLLALMGLQINQLIFAIIITTGVSLVVAVTAAKLLGRLPKSRASDPNRGVRAEERKSGREDSDL; this comes from the coding sequence ATGCTGAACTACATCTGGGCCGGGTTGATCGTCTTCAGCTTCGCCTTCGCGCTGTTCCACGACGTCCGCGACCTCGCGCGCAACACGTACCGAAACGACGCGACCCTCCCGCTGACGCTCGCCTTCCCGGACGGCTACGACGCCGAGGCGCGCCGCACGGCCGTCGAGGTCCGTCTCGATCCCGACGCCTACGGCGACTTCTACGCCACCGACGCCCGGCCCGAGGCGCGCTACGACGCGACCCTCATCCGCACGAACGACGGCACGCAGCTCCGCTTCGACCAGGGCGCCGCGCTCCCCGAGCCGCTCGCCACGATCCGCGACGTGACGAACAGCCGCAACGAGCAGCTCCAGGGGGCCGTCGCCTTCGACGCTCCGGCCGGTGCCGCGACCGCCGAAGCCACCCTCGCCTTCGAGCCCGTGCGGTTCGTCAAGATGAACGCGATCGCGGCAGCGGCGCTCGACTTTGCCGAGACGGCGGCGAGCATCGCGCTCAGCCTGATCGGCGTGCTCGCGCTCTTCCTCGGCCTCCTCAAAATCGCCGAGGAATCGGGCATCATCTACACCCTCGTCCGGCTCGTCCGGCCCGTCCTCAAGCCGCTCTTCCCCGAGGTCCCGGATGACCACCCCGCGCTCGGGATGATCGCGCTCAACATGACGGCCAACGTCTTCGGCCTCGGGAATGCCGCTACGCCCTTCGGCATCAAAGCCATGGAGGAGTTGCAGTCGCTCAACCCGACCGACGACACGGCGACCAACCCGATGGTGATGCTCCTCGCCATCAACACGGCGAGCGTCCAGCTCGTCCCGCCGGTGCTGCTCCTCGCGCTGATGGGGCTTCAGATCAACCAGCTCATCTTCGCCATCATCATCACGACCGGCGTCTCGCTCGTCGTCGCCGTCACCGCCGCCAAGCTCCTCGGCCGCCTGCCAAAGTCCCGCGCCTCGGATCCTAATAGGGGGGTAAGAGCGGAAGAGCGGAAGAGCGGAAGAGAAGACTCCGATCTCTGA
- the uvrC gene encoding excinuclease ABC subunit UvrC, with amino-acid sequence MTDALAQKLKHLPTDPGVYQHKDAEGTVLYVGKAKNLRNRVRSYFQESRPRDKRLRILVSKIADVEIIVTDTEAEALILENNLIKRLKPRYNILLKDDKSYPYICIKNERFPRVFPTRKVRKDGSKYFGPYTDVKSMKVMLKTIKDLFQLRSCSLYLSEGNIEAGKFEPCLDYHIQRCAAPCVGYEAEEQYNATIRQIEKLLNGKTKELIALLKDEMMQLAAAKRYEEAATYRDRIGALEAYSSKQKIVAEDGADRDLFALALDREEDVGIGVLFKMREGTIIGRRHKVLRPVEGIEEAELMQRLLEDHYTDATFFPDEVLLSHAPSDPEPLEAVVREGRGRIVDLRVPERGDKAGLLRMVEANARLLLGEWSLQKAKADADRVPRSVQSLQRDLRLKHLPRRIECFDVSHLGGTGTVASCVVFENGKPKKSDYRTFKIRTVESGKPDDFQSMREVIQRRYRRTLEENGPWPDLVVIDGGKGQLSSAVESLRAVEVYGKFAVVGIAKRLEEVFVPGDSQPIMIPRTSSALRLLQRVRDEAHRFAITAQRKQRTKTNLHTELLEIEGVGAKTARKLLTAFGSVKRVGTASESDLAEVVGPSVASRVHGYFRTQQGKATPDAPAVESNLLAAGPPPVGDVP; translated from the coding sequence ATGACCGACGCGCTCGCTCAGAAGCTCAAGCACCTCCCGACCGACCCCGGCGTCTACCAGCACAAAGACGCCGAGGGGACGGTGCTCTACGTCGGCAAGGCGAAGAACCTCCGCAACCGGGTCCGCAGCTACTTCCAGGAATCGCGCCCCCGGGACAAGCGCCTCCGCATCCTCGTCTCCAAGATCGCGGACGTCGAGATCATCGTCACCGACACCGAGGCCGAGGCGCTGATCCTGGAGAACAACCTCATCAAGCGCCTCAAGCCGCGCTACAACATCCTCCTCAAGGACGACAAGTCGTACCCCTACATCTGCATCAAGAACGAGCGCTTCCCGCGCGTCTTCCCGACCCGCAAGGTCCGCAAGGACGGCAGCAAGTACTTCGGGCCGTACACCGACGTCAAGAGCATGAAGGTGATGCTCAAGACGATCAAGGACCTCTTCCAGCTCCGAAGCTGCTCGCTCTACCTCTCCGAGGGCAACATCGAGGCGGGCAAGTTCGAGCCGTGCCTCGACTACCACATTCAGCGCTGCGCTGCGCCGTGCGTCGGCTACGAGGCCGAGGAGCAGTACAACGCCACCATCCGCCAGATCGAGAAGCTCCTCAACGGCAAGACGAAGGAGCTGATCGCGCTCCTGAAGGACGAGATGATGCAGCTCGCCGCCGCCAAGCGCTACGAGGAGGCTGCCACCTACCGCGACCGCATCGGCGCGCTCGAAGCGTACTCGTCGAAGCAGAAGATCGTAGCCGAGGACGGGGCTGACCGCGACCTGTTCGCGCTCGCGCTCGACCGCGAGGAGGACGTCGGGATCGGAGTGCTGTTCAAGATGCGCGAGGGCACGATCATCGGGCGTCGCCACAAGGTCCTCCGGCCCGTCGAGGGGATCGAAGAGGCCGAGCTGATGCAGCGCCTCCTCGAAGACCACTACACCGACGCGACGTTCTTCCCCGACGAAGTCCTGCTGAGCCATGCGCCCTCCGACCCGGAGCCGCTCGAAGCCGTCGTCCGCGAGGGACGCGGGCGGATCGTCGACCTCCGCGTCCCCGAGCGCGGCGACAAGGCGGGCCTGCTGCGGATGGTCGAGGCCAACGCCCGGCTCCTCCTCGGCGAGTGGAGCCTCCAGAAGGCCAAAGCCGACGCCGACCGCGTCCCCCGCTCCGTGCAGTCGCTCCAGCGCGACCTCCGGCTCAAGCACCTCCCCCGCCGGATCGAGTGCTTCGACGTCTCTCACCTCGGCGGGACGGGGACGGTGGCAAGCTGCGTCGTCTTCGAGAACGGCAAGCCAAAGAAGTCGGACTACCGGACGTTCAAGATTCGGACGGTCGAGAGCGGCAAGCCCGACGACTTCCAGAGCATGCGCGAGGTCATCCAGCGGCGCTACCGGCGGACGCTGGAGGAGAACGGCCCGTGGCCCGACCTCGTCGTGATCGACGGCGGCAAGGGCCAGCTCTCGTCGGCGGTCGAGTCGCTGCGGGCGGTCGAGGTGTACGGCAAGTTCGCCGTCGTCGGAATCGCCAAGCGGCTCGAGGAGGTCTTCGTCCCCGGCGACAGCCAGCCGATCATGATCCCGCGCACCTCGTCCGCGCTCCGGCTCCTCCAGCGCGTGCGCGACGAGGCCCACCGCTTCGCCATCACCGCCCAGCGCAAGCAGCGCACGAAGACCAACCTTCACACCGAACTGCTGGAGATCGAGGGCGTCGGCGCGAAGACGGCGCGCAAGCTGCTCACCGCCTTCGGCTCCGTCAAGCGCGTCGGGACGGCGAGCGAGTCGGACCTCGCCGAGGTCGTCGGCCCGAGCGTGGCGAGCAGGGTCCACGGCTACTTCCGCACCCAGCAGGGCAAGGCCACGCCCGACGCCCCAGCGGTCGAATCCAACCTTCTCGCGGCCGGTCCTCCTCCCGTGGGCGACGTGCCGTAA
- a CDS encoding PPC domain-containing protein, with the protein MKLIPLLALLLAAPAAAQTYSGTLEDGDPVRDFGELYDAYTFEAQEGQEVVVRLDGRAGLDTYLIVRSPSGAEWNNDDFEGASVSQVSLVAGEAGTWDVWASGFNNAQRGAYDLTVTLGGIAEVTTVQGRLDPSDRQSIKGEYVDTFAIDAPTSGRFSVELLCYGFDGYLRVTSPSGQRWRNDDAGSTDVSRIENLVGAPGEWTVDITTSFADEVGAYDLRVLSFPE; encoded by the coding sequence ATGAAACTCATCCCGCTCCTCGCGCTCCTGCTCGCCGCGCCCGCTGCCGCGCAGACCTACTCCGGCACCCTCGAAGACGGTGACCCGGTCCGCGACTTCGGTGAACTCTACGACGCCTACACCTTCGAGGCGCAGGAGGGGCAGGAGGTGGTCGTCCGCCTCGACGGTCGCGCCGGGCTCGACACCTACCTCATCGTGCGCTCGCCCTCTGGCGCGGAGTGGAACAACGACGACTTCGAGGGCGCGAGCGTGTCTCAGGTGAGCCTCGTCGCGGGCGAGGCCGGGACGTGGGACGTGTGGGCGTCCGGCTTCAACAACGCCCAGCGCGGAGCCTACGACCTCACTGTCACGCTTGGTGGCATCGCCGAGGTCACGACCGTCCAGGGCCGCCTCGACCCGAGCGACCGTCAGAGCATCAAAGGCGAGTATGTGGACACATTCGCGATTGACGCCCCCACATCGGGCCGCTTCTCGGTCGAGCTCCTGTGCTACGGCTTCGACGGCTACCTCCGCGTCACCTCACCGAGCGGCCAGCGCTGGCGCAACGACGACGCCGGCTCGACGGACGTCTCCCGGATCGAGAACCTCGTCGGCGCGCCCGGCGAGTGGACGGTGGACATCACGACCTCCTTCGCGGACGAGGTCGGGGCCTACGACCTCCGCGTGCTCAGCTTCCCTGAGTGA
- a CDS encoding histone H1 — protein MARFDDLKEYVDSMERDFTQFYDKGNKAAGTRVRKGMQELKKMAQDIRVEVQDKKSSM, from the coding sequence ATGGCTCGTTTCGACGATCTCAAGGAATACGTGGACTCGATGGAGCGCGACTTCACCCAGTTCTACGACAAGGGCAACAAGGCGGCCGGCACCCGAGTCCGCAAGGGCATGCAGGAGCTGAAGAAGATGGCCCAGGACATCCGGGTCGAGGTCCAGGACAAGAAGAGCAGCATGTAG
- a CDS encoding GNAT family N-acetyltransferase: MTTRPLLPSEVPRAAALAADAFHHDPLFTHLYPDPERRRRGLRIEFAAYLRRIYLAVGTAETTGAVDGVALWLPPDQADSLGWRERLLVPTIFRAVGWRRFLVTLRDYAAFEAAFPDEPVHYLGLLATAPEAQGQGVGSALLRAGLERADSDGLPVYLETGTERNVAFYERHGFRVTGTVELPHGPDHWAMQRDPA; encoded by the coding sequence ATGACTACGCGCCCGCTGCTTCCTTCTGAGGTGCCTCGCGCCGCCGCCCTCGCCGCCGACGCATTCCACCACGATCCGCTCTTCACACACCTCTACCCCGATCCGGAGCGTCGCCGCCGGGGTCTGCGGATCGAGTTCGCGGCCTACCTCCGCCGCATCTACCTCGCCGTCGGCACCGCCGAGACCACGGGCGCGGTGGACGGGGTCGCGCTATGGCTTCCGCCGGACCAGGCCGACTCCCTCGGCTGGCGCGAACGTCTCCTCGTCCCGACGATCTTCCGGGCGGTCGGCTGGCGGCGGTTTCTCGTCACGCTCCGCGACTATGCCGCCTTTGAGGCTGCCTTCCCCGACGAGCCGGTGCACTACCTCGGCCTGCTCGCCACCGCCCCGGAGGCGCAGGGTCAGGGCGTCGGCAGCGCGCTGCTCCGGGCAGGGCTGGAGCGCGCCGACAGCGATGGGCTTCCGGTCTACCTCGAAACCGGGACCGAGCGGAACGTCGCCTTCTACGAGCGCCACGGGTTCCGCGTAACCGGGACGGTCGAGCTTCCCCACGGCCCCGACCACTGGGCGATGCAGCGCGACCCGGCGTGA
- a CDS encoding DUF3078 domain-containing protein codes for MLRATPLLILLGLALPLTPAFAQEDEDAPLTEAEGWRSNLTGQLAFSQAAYSNWQEGGLDALSFTAGTTGIFERLVGRFKQTHSARLAFGVIKQDTLNFRKSSDVIRYAFELQYTGTGVFQPTFATDIRTQFAAGFDFDPDPAQYPVLDSLGFFVPGERLKVSDFFAPALWTQSVGITYDPGRWYTARLGFATKETIVLIERLRPVYGNELDESVRIEAGLEFLAEAQRELFSNVFLQSRLGLFQAFNQVGDEAPDLTFENLLTLKVNDWLNTNLEFVALYDRDTIDEIQLKEVLSIGVAITLL; via the coding sequence ATGCTCCGCGCTACCCCGCTCCTGATCCTCCTGGGCCTCGCTCTGCCACTCACGCCCGCCTTCGCCCAAGAGGATGAGGACGCGCCCCTCACCGAAGCCGAAGGCTGGCGCTCCAACCTGACCGGCCAACTCGCCTTCAGCCAGGCGGCCTACAGCAACTGGCAGGAGGGCGGGCTCGACGCGCTCTCCTTCACCGCCGGGACGACCGGCATCTTCGAGCGCCTCGTCGGGCGCTTCAAGCAGACCCACAGCGCCCGGCTCGCCTTCGGCGTCATCAAGCAGGACACGCTCAACTTCCGCAAGTCGAGCGACGTGATCCGCTACGCGTTCGAACTCCAGTACACCGGCACCGGCGTCTTCCAGCCCACGTTCGCCACCGACATCCGCACTCAGTTTGCGGCGGGCTTCGACTTCGACCCCGACCCCGCGCAGTACCCGGTGCTCGACAGCCTCGGCTTCTTCGTGCCCGGCGAGCGGCTCAAGGTGTCCGACTTCTTTGCCCCGGCGCTCTGGACGCAGTCGGTTGGCATCACCTACGACCCCGGCCGGTGGTACACCGCGCGGCTCGGCTTCGCGACGAAGGAGACGATCGTGCTCATCGAGCGGCTGCGGCCCGTCTACGGCAACGAACTCGACGAGTCGGTCCGCATCGAGGCCGGGCTGGAGTTCCTCGCCGAGGCGCAGCGCGAGCTGTTCTCGAACGTCTTCCTCCAGTCTCGCCTCGGCCTGTTCCAGGCGTTCAACCAGGTGGGCGATGAGGCCCCGGACCTCACCTTCGAGAACCTGCTCACGCTCAAGGTCAACGACTGGCTGAACACGAACCTGGAGTTCGTCGCGCTCTACGACCGGGACACGATCGACGAGATTCAGCTCAAGGAGGTGCTGTCGATCGGCGTGGCGATCACCTTGCTGTGA
- a CDS encoding flavodoxin family protein encodes MSPILILIGTQTGNSERVADDVAEALGEAGHTSLLVDMADAVPEMLAEHDRLIVVLCTWAEGTFPDNTVEFYDSLVALAPDLSHLAYGTIGLGDHLYDPYFLTASYRLEDRLDRLGATRAAPIFEINGGPSVEDLDGAQAWALRCAEAFERVRTEAG; translated from the coding sequence GTGTCACCTATTCTCATCCTGATCGGCACCCAGACGGGCAACTCCGAGCGCGTGGCCGACGACGTGGCCGAGGCGCTCGGCGAGGCCGGGCACACGTCGCTGCTGGTGGACATGGCGGATGCCGTACCGGAGATGCTGGCGGAGCACGACCGCCTGATCGTCGTGCTCTGCACCTGGGCCGAGGGCACCTTCCCCGACAACACGGTCGAGTTCTACGACTCGCTCGTCGCGCTCGCTCCCGATCTGTCGCACCTCGCCTACGGAACGATCGGCCTCGGCGACCACCTCTACGACCCGTACTTCCTGACGGCGTCCTACCGCCTCGAAGACCGCCTCGACCGGCTCGGGGCGACGCGGGCCGCGCCGATCTTCGAGATCAACGGGGGGCCCTCGGTGGAGGACCTCGACGGCGCGCAGGCGTGGGCGCTCCGCTGCGCTGAGGCCTTCGAGCGGGTCCGCACTGAGGCGGGCTAA
- the mce gene encoding methylmalonyl-CoA epimerase — MPRLEHLGVAVRDAEAAVALYERLFGYAPYKREVVEEQGVETIFLDAGGAKLELLRATRPDSPVARHLEKRGAGLHHLAFEVRDLRATMEHLRSEGFRLLSDEPRRGADEKLIVFVHPKDTGGVLVEFCQRTPEPLEPAFAPLRGGQIAYYPGGQAGGPPLVVLHAALGSTELETRRLLPYFDRHFKTIAVDFASHGRSSAFDREELTLAFFAEAVPAVLDAAGIERAHVFGFSMGGSAALHLALRHPERVDRLVVHGMNVQWDAGEVETMTGAMASPLAGDAPRWAERLAETHGDDWQDLVRRMIAFTEALPDHYLPDDELTRIAAPTLVSAGDADRYFRLEHALGLWRALPDARLAVHPGLDHPIQGVDPERFAALVTGFLRDV, encoded by the coding sequence ATGCCTCGACTCGAACACCTGGGCGTTGCCGTCCGCGATGCCGAGGCCGCCGTCGCCCTCTACGAACGTCTTTTCGGGTATGCGCCCTACAAGCGTGAGGTCGTCGAAGAGCAGGGGGTGGAGACGATCTTTCTCGACGCCGGCGGGGCCAAGCTGGAACTGCTCCGGGCGACGCGGCCCGACTCGCCAGTTGCCCGGCACCTGGAGAAGCGCGGCGCGGGGCTGCACCACCTCGCCTTCGAGGTACGCGACCTCCGGGCGACGATGGAGCACCTCCGCAGCGAGGGCTTCCGCCTCCTGAGCGACGAGCCGAGGCGCGGGGCCGACGAGAAGCTGATCGTCTTTGTGCACCCGAAAGACACCGGCGGCGTCCTCGTTGAGTTCTGCCAGCGGACACCCGAGCCGCTCGAACCCGCCTTCGCTCCGCTCCGCGGCGGGCAGATCGCGTACTACCCCGGCGGGCAAGCCGGCGGGCCGCCGCTCGTCGTCCTCCACGCCGCCCTCGGCTCGACCGAACTGGAGACCCGACGGCTCCTTCCGTACTTCGACCGGCACTTTAAGACGATCGCTGTGGACTTCGCCTCGCACGGCCGGTCGAGTGCGTTCGACAGGGAAGAACTGACGCTGGCCTTCTTCGCCGAGGCCGTCCCGGCCGTGCTCGACGCAGCCGGCATCGAGCGGGCGCACGTCTTCGGGTTCTCGATGGGCGGCTCGGCCGCGCTCCACCTCGCGCTCCGCCACCCGGAGCGCGTCGACCGGCTCGTGGTTCACGGGATGAACGTGCAGTGGGACGCAGGCGAGGTCGAGACGATGACCGGCGCGATGGCGAGTCCGCTCGCGGGCGACGCCCCGCGCTGGGCCGAGCGTCTCGCCGAGACCCACGGCGACGACTGGCAAGACCTCGTCCGGCGGATGATCGCGTTCACCGAGGCGCTTCCCGATCACTACCTCCCCGACGACGAGCTAACCCGCATTGCCGCGCCGACGCTCGTCTCTGCGGGCGACGCCGACCGCTACTTCCGCCTCGAGCACGCCCTCGGCCTCTGGCGTGCGCTCCCCGACGCCCGCCTCGCCGTCCACCCCGGTCTCGACCACCCGATCCAGGGCGTCGACCCCGAGCGCTTCGCCGCGCTCGTGACCGGGTTCTTACGCGACGTGTGA
- a CDS encoding spore maturation protein: protein MEALRETISLLSYFVIPVIVVGFPLYGLYKKVPVYESFVEGAKEGFEVAVRIIPYLVAILFAIGMFRASGAMEFLTDLLRPVLALVGFPAEVLPMAIVRPLTGSGSAGIVVDMINTFGEDSIYVKMAATMFGSTETTFYVIAVYFGAVNIKKTRHAVPAGLIADFAAMLVAVWVVRLLFA from the coding sequence ATGGAAGCACTTCGTGAAACGATCAGCCTCCTCTCCTACTTCGTCATCCCGGTCATCGTCGTCGGCTTCCCGCTCTACGGGCTGTACAAAAAAGTGCCAGTCTACGAGAGCTTCGTCGAGGGCGCGAAGGAGGGGTTCGAGGTCGCCGTGCGGATCATCCCGTACCTCGTCGCGATCCTGTTCGCCATTGGGATGTTCCGCGCGAGCGGCGCGATGGAATTTCTGACCGACCTCCTCCGGCCGGTCCTCGCGCTCGTCGGCTTCCCGGCCGAAGTGCTGCCGATGGCCATTGTCCGCCCGCTGACCGGCTCGGGATCAGCGGGGATCGTGGTGGACATGATCAACACCTTCGGCGAGGACTCGATCTACGTCAAGATGGCCGCGACGATGTTCGGCTCGACCGAGACGACGTTCTACGTGATCGCGGTCTACTTCGGCGCGGTGAACATCAAGAAGACCCGCCACGCCGTACCCGCCGGGCTGATCGCCGACTTTGCTGCGATGCTCGTCGCGGTGTGGGTCGTCCGGCTCCTCTTCGCCTGA
- a CDS encoding M14 family zinc carboxypeptidase — protein MRLTDFDLSGSRFRTDEEAHVALRHACATNPDLAHFHDLGTSEEGRPICGVTLGNGPETVSLVAGAHADEPVGPETLRTFVLGALAHRDWLAEDGGFRELLERFTFRVIPQVNPDAELRNRSWIDAWPDVESYLRHRAREQPGRDLEFGFPVMRRENRIASRFLFDFTPLCLHMSLHGMGFSEGAMLLIERGWVDHTEVLREAFVTSAAEAGLGLHDHDRGGEKGFDYVDPGFSTTPQGDAMRAYFQAQGDVEMARKFFFSSMELARVAGYDAERQRYPLCLVTELPLFVIERPYEHEPGVPSAYLAFRDELPELQLRLRRGESVGETLEPYGLRPLDLETAVRLQLRCIELGLKCALKSSDGETC, from the coding sequence ATGCGCCTCACCGACTTCGACCTCTCCGGCTCGCGGTTCCGCACGGACGAAGAAGCCCACGTCGCCCTTCGCCACGCCTGCGCCACGAACCCTGACCTGGCGCACTTCCACGACCTCGGCACGAGCGAAGAGGGACGCCCGATCTGCGGCGTAACCCTCGGAAACGGACCCGAGACGGTCAGCCTCGTCGCCGGGGCCCACGCCGACGAGCCCGTCGGGCCGGAGACGCTCAGGACCTTCGTCCTCGGCGCGCTCGCCCACCGCGACTGGCTCGCCGAGGACGGCGGCTTCCGCGAACTCCTGGAGCGCTTCACGTTCCGCGTCATTCCCCAGGTCAACCCCGACGCCGAGCTCCGCAACCGCTCGTGGATCGACGCGTGGCCCGACGTCGAGTCCTACCTCCGGCACCGCGCGCGCGAGCAGCCGGGGCGCGACCTCGAGTTCGGCTTCCCGGTGATGCGCCGCGAGAACCGCATCGCCTCCCGCTTCCTGTTCGACTTCACGCCGCTCTGCCTCCACATGAGCCTCCACGGGATGGGCTTCTCCGAGGGCGCGATGCTGCTTATCGAGCGCGGCTGGGTGGACCACACCGAGGTCCTGCGCGAGGCGTTCGTCACGTCGGCCGCCGAGGCGGGCCTCGGGCTCCACGACCACGACCGCGGCGGCGAGAAGGGGTTCGACTACGTGGACCCCGGCTTCTCGACGACCCCCCAGGGCGATGCGATGCGCGCCTACTTCCAGGCGCAGGGCGACGTCGAGATGGCGCGCAAGTTCTTCTTCTCCTCGATGGAGCTGGCCCGGGTCGCGGGCTACGACGCCGAGCGGCAGCGCTACCCGCTGTGCCTCGTCACCGAGCTTCCGCTCTTCGTGATCGAGCGCCCGTACGAGCACGAGCCGGGCGTGCCCTCGGCCTACCTCGCCTTCCGCGACGAACTGCCTGAGCTTCAGCTTCGCCTGAGGCGCGGCGAGTCCGTCGGCGAGACGCTGGAGCCGTACGGTCTGCGCCCGCTCGACCTCGAGACCGCCGTCCGCCTCCAGCTCCGCTGCATCGAACTTGGCCTCAAGTGCGCCCTGAAGTCGAGCGACGGCGAGACGTGCTGA
- a CDS encoding type IX secretion system plug protein domain-containing protein, which yields MSRFNAACWVLLPLFALAGCATLEEGQDNGGSTSAAGTGYATSRTDAAISTVQLYRTGNESSLPVLPLGSGETLTLEFDLLEDFGKPLSVYFYHADRNWQRSLLPVEYLRTFTSDDLRDYEPSLGTEVRYTHYTYQFPNANIGFLRSGNYVLRVTEVGREREVLFERAFFLTEQAAEIQFAIQDGLAGGVGGGFLQPVARIRPPSAFDSPIYDYNVCFARNGRFALTRCSAEPTLASGSLFQFFLPRETAFTPEEPLYDLDLALLQTGPQVSTVDFETSPFTVTLDLDYARFGSDLFERDLTGQSLVSSVVEDAAGPADTGSEYVEVLFRYVPQDEQQLAGPVILTGSFNNWVIDPERELVWNAEERWYEGRLLVKQGQYVYKYVTDDPGERERIRRTVGFGQPNLYTAFVYVYDPSFDTDRLLAVSNALGQ from the coding sequence ATGTCCCGATTCAACGCCGCTTGCTGGGTTCTGCTGCCCCTCTTCGCCCTCGCCGGGTGCGCGACCCTGGAAGAGGGACAGGACAACGGCGGGAGCACGTCGGCGGCGGGCACTGGCTACGCGACCTCGCGCACCGACGCCGCGATCAGCACGGTGCAGCTCTACCGGACGGGAAACGAAAGCTCGCTGCCCGTCCTCCCCCTGGGCTCGGGCGAGACGCTCACGCTGGAGTTCGACCTCCTCGAGGACTTCGGTAAGCCGCTCAGCGTCTACTTCTACCACGCCGACCGCAACTGGCAGCGCAGCCTGCTCCCGGTCGAGTACCTCCGCACCTTCACCAGCGACGACCTGCGCGACTACGAGCCCTCGCTCGGGACCGAGGTCCGCTACACGCACTACACCTACCAATTCCCGAACGCCAACATCGGGTTCCTGCGCAGCGGCAACTACGTCCTCCGCGTGACCGAGGTGGGGCGCGAGCGCGAGGTGCTCTTCGAGCGGGCCTTCTTCCTCACCGAGCAGGCCGCCGAGATCCAGTTCGCGATCCAGGACGGGCTGGCCGGCGGCGTCGGCGGCGGCTTCCTCCAGCCGGTCGCCCGCATCCGTCCGCCTTCGGCCTTCGACAGCCCGATCTACGACTACAACGTCTGCTTCGCCCGCAACGGGCGGTTCGCGCTCACGCGCTGCTCAGCCGAGCCGACGCTCGCCAGCGGGTCGCTCTTCCAGTTCTTCCTTCCGCGCGAGACCGCCTTCACCCCGGAGGAGCCGCTCTACGACCTCGACCTGGCGCTCCTCCAGACCGGCCCGCAGGTCTCGACTGTGGACTTCGAGACCTCGCCCTTTACCGTCACGCTCGACCTGGACTACGCCCGCTTCGGCAGCGACCTCTTCGAGCGCGACCTGACGGGGCAGAGTCTCGTCTCGTCGGTGGTGGAGGACGCCGCCGGCCCGGCCGACACCGGGTCGGAGTACGTCGAGGTGCTCTTCCGCTACGTCCCGCAGGACGAGCAGCAGCTTGCTGGTCCGGTGATCCTCACGGGCAGCTTCAACAACTGGGTGATCGACCCCGAGCGCGAGCTTGTGTGGAACGCCGAGGAGCGGTGGTACGAGGGCCGCCTGCTCGTCAAGCAGGGGCAGTACGTCTACAAGTACGTCACCGACGACCCCGGCGAGCGCGAGCGCATCCGGCGGACGGTCGGCTTCGGGCAGCCGAACCTGTACACGGCCTTCGTCTACGTCTACGACCCGTCGTTCGACACCGACCGTCTCCTCGCCGTCAGCAACGCCCTCGGGCAGTGA
- a CDS encoding flavodoxin family protein produces the protein MSTTPPASYDDLRALVVNCTLKRSPRPSHTDTLLDVVRHIFRENGATVESVRFVDHAVAEGVYADMTEHGAPADAWPAIYEQVQAADILVVGTPIWLGEKSSVCQKLIERLYGMSSQLNEHGQYAYYGKVGGCIVTGNEDGIKHVGMGVLYSLQHLGYTIPPQADAGWIGEAGPGASYGDEGDDGQPVGIDNDFTQRNTTFAAWNLLHLARLLKDAGGIPAHGNQRSLWEAGCRFDYENPDYR, from the coding sequence ATGAGCACAACGCCCCCCGCCTCCTACGACGACCTCCGCGCCCTCGTGGTCAACTGCACGCTCAAGCGCTCGCCCCGGCCTTCGCACACGGACACGCTCCTCGACGTGGTCCGCCACATCTTCCGCGAGAACGGAGCCACGGTCGAGTCCGTGCGCTTCGTCGACCACGCCGTCGCCGAGGGCGTCTACGCCGACATGACGGAGCACGGCGCACCGGCGGACGCGTGGCCCGCGATCTACGAGCAGGTCCAGGCGGCCGACATCCTCGTCGTCGGCACGCCGATCTGGCTCGGGGAGAAGTCGAGCGTCTGCCAGAAGCTCATCGAGCGGCTCTACGGCATGTCGAGCCAGCTCAACGAGCACGGGCAGTACGCCTACTACGGCAAGGTCGGCGGCTGCATCGTCACCGGCAACGAGGACGGTATCAAGCACGTCGGGATGGGGGTGCTCTACAGCCTCCAGCACCTCGGCTACACGATCCCGCCCCAGGCCGACGCCGGCTGGATCGGCGAGGCCGGGCCGGGGGCGAGCTACGGCGACGAGGGGGACGACGGCCAGCCGGTCGGGATCGACAACGACTTCACGCAGCGCAACACGACGTTTGCCGCGTGGAACCTCCTCCACCTCGCCCGGCTGCTCAAGGACGCCGGCGGCATCCCGGCGCACGGCAACCAGCGCTCGCTCTGGGAGGCCGGCTGCCGGTTCGACTACGAGAACCCGGACTACCGCTAG